A window of Rhabdothermincola salaria contains these coding sequences:
- a CDS encoding ABC transporter substrate-binding protein produces MYRAGTSTRPRWLVMMAIALFAALLASSCASDDESGDGGNGGNGGDASGEEIIDDGALNTGFVNTQDEVEPVEGGTLTMGMYSPITSLDPTVINGSGTAGGIEMAALYDVLMRYDYDTGEFVPHLAESLEPNEDFTQWTLTLPSDVTFTDGTPYDAEAVAFNLQRHNDSASRLRPLLVGLTWEVTDPQTLTFNLETAWSGFPWVLAWTGGYIASPTAIQADPENWADNPVGAGPFANLAEFSANEVLALDANEDYWGEGPYLDQIRFAHLQGDAAKAEAVLSDDFEAGFIRLPVPAREVIDAGYPGFLTLNNSGEFILMNNGVRDQTDRPTADERVRKAVRLAIDSQAYNDRGYDGLGFPTNSLMGPRSEWATESTVEADPEEARRLLEEYKAETGWDGKMSTITAVGSEDRAFSIQALLNNVGFDIEVEVLPTITDMINRVFIDANYDMISWGMNIADAEPWVALNQNLSSTSLANPSGFSDPQLDELLIELRASDDAARTQEILDEIQVIWSDNQPGVILSQQPELIAWNPSVHGVVPTIASMVLFHETFITG; encoded by the coding sequence ATGTACAGAGCAGGAACGTCGACGCGCCCGCGTTGGCTCGTCATGATGGCCATCGCGTTGTTCGCAGCGTTGTTGGCCTCGTCGTGCGCCAGCGACGACGAGAGCGGTGACGGCGGCAACGGGGGCAACGGCGGCGACGCCTCCGGCGAGGAGATCATCGACGACGGTGCGCTCAACACCGGTTTCGTCAACACCCAGGACGAGGTGGAGCCCGTCGAGGGCGGCACGCTCACCATGGGCATGTACTCGCCCATCACCAGCCTCGACCCCACCGTGATCAACGGCAGCGGCACCGCCGGCGGCATCGAGATGGCCGCCCTCTACGACGTGCTCATGCGCTACGACTACGACACCGGCGAGTTCGTGCCGCACCTGGCCGAGAGCCTCGAGCCCAACGAGGACTTCACCCAGTGGACCCTCACGCTGCCGTCGGACGTGACCTTCACCGACGGCACGCCCTACGACGCCGAGGCGGTGGCCTTCAACCTGCAGCGCCACAACGACAGCGCCAGCCGCTTGCGTCCGCTGCTGGTCGGCCTCACCTGGGAGGTGACCGACCCCCAGACCCTCACCTTCAACCTGGAGACGGCGTGGTCCGGCTTCCCGTGGGTGCTGGCGTGGACTGGCGGCTACATCGCCTCGCCGACGGCCATCCAGGCCGATCCCGAGAACTGGGCCGACAACCCCGTCGGGGCCGGCCCGTTCGCCAACCTGGCCGAGTTCTCGGCCAACGAGGTGCTCGCCCTCGACGCCAACGAGGACTACTGGGGCGAGGGCCCGTACCTCGACCAGATCCGCTTCGCTCACCTGCAGGGCGATGCGGCCAAGGCCGAAGCGGTGCTGTCCGACGACTTCGAGGCCGGGTTCATCCGTCTGCCGGTGCCGGCTCGCGAGGTCATCGACGCCGGCTACCCGGGGTTCCTGACCCTCAACAACAGCGGTGAGTTCATCTTGATGAACAACGGTGTGCGCGATCAGACCGATCGCCCCACCGCCGACGAGCGGGTCCGCAAGGCGGTGCGCCTCGCCATCGACTCGCAGGCCTACAACGACCGCGGCTACGACGGCCTGGGCTTCCCGACGAACTCGCTCATGGGTCCCCGCTCGGAGTGGGCGACCGAGAGCACGGTGGAGGCTGATCCCGAGGAGGCTCGTCGCTTGCTCGAGGAGTACAAGGCCGAGACCGGCTGGGACGGCAAGATGAGCACCATCACCGCGGTGGGCTCCGAGGACCGGGCCTTCTCGATCCAGGCGCTGTTGAACAACGTGGGCTTCGACATCGAGGTGGAGGTCCTGCCGACCATCACCGACATGATCAACCGGGTGTTCATCGACGCCAACTACGACATGATCTCGTGGGGCATGAACATCGCCGACGCCGAGCCGTGGGTGGCGCTCAACCAGAACCTGTCGAGCACCAGCCTGGCCAACCCGTCGGGCTTCAGCGACCCACAGCTCGACGAACTGCTCATCGAGCTGCGCGCCAGCGACGACGCGGCCCGCACCCAGGAGATCCTCGACGAGATCCAGGTCATCTGGAGTGACAACCAGCCCGGCGTGATCCTGTCGCAGCAGCCCGAGCTGATCGCGTGGAACCCGAGCGTGCACGGCGTGGTGCCCACCATCGCCTCCATGGTCCTGTTCCACGAGACCTTCATCACCGGCTGA
- a CDS encoding TetR/AcrR family transcriptional regulator: protein MSATIELVGRHGVRGTTIAAIADRAGVGKATIYRRWPTKTELVLAALSTLTLRPPVPDTGTVRGDLHAYQRFSLRLMTGPRGDVLPSLLSAAFEQPELREAWGRYLVSRRAVLREILVRGVERGELRDDLDLDIALDLFSGPLVYRDLIAGLPVDEDVAEDLVDHVLDGLHRSR from the coding sequence TTGAGCGCCACCATCGAGCTGGTGGGGCGCCACGGTGTGCGGGGCACGACCATCGCCGCCATCGCCGACCGGGCCGGGGTGGGCAAGGCCACCATCTACCGGCGGTGGCCGACGAAGACGGAGCTGGTCCTGGCCGCGCTCTCCACCCTCACCCTCCGACCGCCGGTGCCCGACACCGGCACCGTGCGGGGCGACCTCCACGCCTACCAGCGCTTCTCGCTGCGGCTGATGACCGGCCCCCGTGGCGACGTCCTGCCCAGCCTGCTGTCGGCGGCCTTCGAGCAGCCGGAGCTGCGCGAGGCCTGGGGTCGCTACCTGGTGAGCCGGCGCGCCGTGCTGCGCGAGATCCTGGTGCGGGGGGTCGAGCGGGGTGAGCTGCGAGACGACCTCGACCTCGACATCGCTCTCGACCTCTTCAGTGGCCCGCTCGTGTACCGCGACCTGATCGCCGGCCTCCCGGTGGACGAGGACGTGGCCGAAGACCTCGTCGACCACGTGCTGGACGGTCTGCACCGGTCCCGTTGA
- a CDS encoding PLP-dependent cysteine synthase family protein — protein MAVYSSVLDMIGDTPLVDVSRISPNPKVRILGKMEGQNPAGSVKDRIALQMIEEAEADGTLSPGKTIIEPSSGNTGIAMAMIARIKGYPIKIVLPENVSIERRQLLEVFGAEIILSPGNEGSNGAVRRAIALADEHPEWAFLYQYANEANPRAHYEGTGPEIWRDCPEITHFVAGLGTSGTLMGVGTFLKEQNPDIQVIAVEPPIGELVEGLRNLDEGYIPPVYEKWGGPELLDRKRIVRPKESIVYTRRLAEECGIFSGISAGAALAGACKVAEAIDEGTIVFIVCDGGWKYLSTGAWTDDIDEVVERAKKIIYF, from the coding sequence ATGGCTGTGTACTCATCGGTGCTCGACATGATCGGCGACACGCCGCTCGTCGACGTGAGCCGCATCAGCCCCAACCCCAAGGTGCGGATTCTCGGCAAGATGGAGGGTCAGAACCCGGCCGGGTCGGTCAAGGACCGCATCGCCCTCCAGATGATCGAGGAGGCCGAGGCCGACGGGACGCTCAGCCCGGGCAAGACCATCATCGAGCCGTCGTCGGGCAACACCGGCATCGCCATGGCCATGATCGCCCGCATCAAGGGCTATCCCATCAAGATCGTGCTGCCCGAGAACGTCTCGATCGAGCGCCGCCAGCTCCTCGAGGTCTTCGGGGCCGAGATCATCCTCTCACCGGGCAACGAGGGGTCCAACGGCGCGGTGCGGCGGGCCATCGCCCTGGCCGACGAGCACCCGGAGTGGGCGTTCCTCTACCAGTACGCCAACGAGGCCAACCCACGGGCCCACTACGAGGGCACCGGCCCCGAGATCTGGCGCGACTGCCCCGAGATCACCCACTTCGTGGCCGGCCTCGGCACCAGCGGCACCCTCATGGGCGTCGGCACGTTCCTGAAGGAACAGAACCCCGACATCCAGGTCATCGCCGTCGAGCCGCCCATCGGCGAGCTCGTCGAGGGCCTGCGCAACCTCGACGAGGGCTACATCCCGCCGGTCTACGAGAAGTGGGGCGGACCCGAGCTCCTCGACCGCAAGCGCATCGTGCGCCCCAAGGAGAGCATCGTCTACACCCGACGACTCGCCGAGGAGTGCGGCATCTTCTCGGGCATCTCCGCCGGCGCCGCGCTCGCCGGCGCCTGCAAGGTCGCCGAGGCGATCGACGAGGGAACCATCGTGTTCATCGTGTGCGACGGAGGGTGGAAGTACCTCTCCACCGGCGCCTGGACCGACGACATCGACGAGGTCGTCGAGCGGGCCAAGAAGATCATCTACTTCTAG
- a CDS encoding M67 family metallopeptidase, which translates to MLHLARSAHLAIVGHLLDGMPDEACGLLAGPLRPTADPPSGIDADVRHGSSRDVRGGSTGATEATRFYPTANAAASSRIYTVEPRDHLRADRDAEDRGLEILGVVHSHTHTEPYPSPTDVAQAPDPAWHYVIVSFRTGVAALRSYRIVDGSVQEEPVVVVEG; encoded by the coding sequence GTGTTGCACCTCGCTCGGAGCGCCCACCTGGCCATCGTCGGCCACCTCCTCGACGGCATGCCCGACGAGGCGTGCGGGCTGCTGGCCGGTCCGCTCCGCCCGACCGCGGATCCTCCTTCCGGCATCGACGCCGACGTTCGCCACGGCTCGTCACGAGACGTCCGGGGCGGCTCCACCGGCGCCACCGAGGCCACCCGCTTCTACCCGACGGCCAACGCCGCTGCCTCCAGCCGCATCTACACGGTCGAACCCCGCGACCACCTCCGTGCCGACCGCGACGCCGAGGACCGGGGGCTCGAGATCCTCGGGGTGGTGCACTCCCACACCCACACCGAGCCGTACCCCTCGCCGACCGACGTCGCCCAGGCCCCCGACCCCGCCTGGCACTACGTGATCGTGTCGTTCCGCACCGGGGTGGCGGCCCTGCGCTCCTACCGGATCGTCGACGGATCGGTCCAGGAGGAGCCGGTCGTGGTGGTCGAGGGGTAG
- the smpB gene encoding SsrA-binding protein SmpB: MSASAKKAPKITSGRDGTVKVVATNRSARHDYTILDTIEAGLVLRGSEVKSLREAQVQLKEAHGRIDGHEAWVVGMHISPYGATGVHDLAEPDRKRKLLLNRSEIDRLKLRMDLERLTLVPLVLYFKDGRAKLELGLAKGRTKGDKRQAIAERDALREAQKEMGRARKGLD, translated from the coding sequence ATGAGCGCATCGGCCAAGAAGGCACCCAAGATCACCAGCGGCAGGGACGGCACCGTGAAGGTCGTGGCCACCAACCGTTCGGCGCGCCACGACTACACCATCCTCGACACCATCGAGGCCGGCCTGGTGCTGCGGGGCAGCGAGGTCAAGTCGCTGCGTGAGGCCCAGGTGCAGCTCAAGGAGGCTCATGGCCGCATCGACGGCCACGAAGCGTGGGTGGTGGGGATGCACATCTCGCCCTACGGGGCCACCGGAGTGCACGACCTCGCCGAACCGGATCGCAAGCGCAAGCTGCTGCTCAACCGCAGCGAGATCGACCGTCTCAAGCTGCGCATGGACCTCGAGCGCCTCACGCTCGTACCACTTGTCCTCTACTTCAAGGACGGGCGAGCGAAGCTGGAGCTGGGGCTGGCCAAGGGCCGCACCAAGGGCGACAAGCGCCAGGCGATCGCCGAGCGCGATGCCCTGCGCGAAGCGCAGAAGGAGATGGGTCGGGCCCGCAAGGGCCTCGACTGA
- a CDS encoding ferritin encodes MPSESLHAPRERLSDHTLAMHQAISSLMEELEAVDWYRQRADDCDNGELKEILLHNMREEMEHAAMIIEWMRRNDEDFSGQIEEYLHRDGPIAGADD; translated from the coding sequence ATGCCAAGCGAATCCCTTCACGCACCCCGCGAACGACTCAGCGACCACACCCTGGCCATGCACCAGGCCATCAGCTCGCTCATGGAGGAGCTCGAGGCTGTCGACTGGTACCGCCAGCGGGCCGACGACTGCGACAACGGCGAGCTCAAGGAGATCCTCCTGCACAACATGCGCGAGGAGATGGAGCACGCCGCCATGATCATCGAGTGGATGCGCCGCAACGACGAGGACTTCTCCGGCCAGATCGAGGAGTATCTGCACCGCGACGGCCCCATCGCCGGCGCCGACGACTGA
- a CDS encoding putative bifunctional diguanylate cyclase/phosphodiesterase translates to MSSRDDSTVDRAQTELEYAEYGTLLIPACSDILVLLDDDRAVRYVSPSAWRLLGRESEEIKDGDLTGLFHDEDRERATHLLDQASSELNWGDAVECRMRHADGSWRTMEMYSRSLEEAQDAVSGSVVTFRDVTDRKEFEVALALSTRHQRLLSLVPSPVLVLDTDHQVIYVNSASVKLFEAPGTELLGRSFVDLVRPEGRPRLEDVLRRTSQHDRGADVQVRLSGPDGDDVVLEIRFLALSWDGEPALAGFAQDVTRWTNDQEDLRRRVLFDELTGLPNRSLLRDRLDHALVSRTRTGARPMVMFLDIDRFKAVNDSFGHHAGDELLVEIAARLRAAVRPQDTVARFGGDEFVVLVDDVEDVEEALAVARRVSEPFSIPVEVGGTTITVAASVGLAGGPDLELVGGSTSDLLQAADTAMHEAKLRGDGIEFYTPELQEAALDHLRLESDLRQALGDGHIDVAFQPIVFLDDHSIVGAEALARWSHPERGSIGPATFVPIAENAGLIDDLGTQVLHDAVNQVREWAGDGLVRGNFAIHVNVSAVQLQGRAIVADVTEVLDGLPGGVSVLLELTESVIMSEDDGSRAVLRELREAGARIGIDDFGTGYSSLAYLAQLPADTVKLDRQFVSRLDDGRSARVAGVVVALGETLGMDVVAEGVEAPSEETALRELGVQLAQGYLFGRPMPGTEFRELLAT, encoded by the coding sequence ATGAGCTCACGGGACGACTCCACGGTCGACCGGGCGCAGACGGAGCTCGAGTACGCCGAGTACGGCACCCTGCTCATCCCGGCCTGTTCGGACATCCTCGTCCTTCTCGACGACGACAGAGCGGTCCGGTACGTGAGCCCGTCGGCATGGCGCCTGCTCGGCCGGGAGAGCGAAGAGATCAAAGACGGCGATCTCACGGGCCTGTTCCACGACGAGGACCGCGAGCGGGCCACCCACCTCTTGGACCAGGCGTCCTCGGAGCTCAACTGGGGCGACGCGGTCGAGTGCCGGATGCGCCACGCCGACGGTTCGTGGCGGACGATGGAGATGTACTCGCGGAGCCTCGAGGAGGCTCAGGACGCCGTGTCAGGCTCCGTCGTCACCTTTCGCGACGTGACCGACCGCAAGGAGTTCGAGGTCGCCCTCGCGCTCAGCACCAGGCACCAGCGGCTTCTGAGCCTCGTCCCCTCCCCGGTCCTGGTGCTCGACACCGACCACCAGGTGATCTACGTCAACAGCGCTTCGGTCAAGCTCTTCGAGGCACCGGGCACCGAGCTACTCGGCCGGTCCTTCGTCGACCTCGTCCGACCCGAGGGACGCCCGAGGCTCGAGGACGTGCTGCGGAGGACCAGCCAGCACGATCGCGGTGCCGACGTCCAGGTCCGCCTTTCCGGCCCGGACGGCGACGACGTGGTGCTCGAGATCCGCTTCCTGGCGTTGAGCTGGGACGGCGAGCCCGCCTTGGCCGGGTTCGCCCAGGACGTCACCCGCTGGACCAACGACCAAGAGGACCTGCGGCGCCGGGTCCTGTTCGACGAGCTCACCGGGCTGCCGAACCGGAGCCTGCTCCGTGACCGTCTCGATCATGCGCTCGTCAGCAGGACCCGGACCGGGGCCCGGCCCATGGTCATGTTCCTCGACATCGACCGCTTCAAGGCGGTGAACGACTCCTTCGGGCACCACGCTGGCGACGAACTGCTCGTCGAGATCGCAGCACGACTCCGGGCCGCGGTGCGACCGCAGGACACGGTCGCCCGCTTCGGCGGCGACGAGTTCGTCGTCCTCGTCGACGACGTCGAGGACGTCGAAGAGGCTCTCGCGGTCGCGAGGCGTGTCTCCGAGCCGTTCTCGATACCAGTGGAGGTCGGCGGGACCACGATCACGGTGGCCGCATCCGTGGGACTCGCCGGCGGACCGGACCTCGAGCTCGTCGGCGGCAGCACCTCCGATCTCCTCCAGGCCGCTGACACGGCGATGCACGAAGCCAAGTTGCGCGGCGACGGCATCGAGTTCTACACGCCCGAGTTGCAGGAGGCGGCGCTGGACCATCTCCGCCTCGAGTCCGATCTCCGCCAGGCACTGGGCGACGGCCACATCGACGTCGCCTTCCAACCGATCGTGTTCCTCGACGACCACAGCATCGTCGGAGCAGAAGCGCTGGCTCGCTGGTCGCACCCCGAACGGGGCTCCATCGGGCCGGCGACGTTCGTCCCCATCGCCGAGAACGCGGGGCTCATCGACGACCTCGGCACACAGGTGCTCCACGATGCGGTCAACCAGGTGCGCGAATGGGCCGGGGACGGGCTCGTCAGGGGCAACTTCGCCATTCACGTGAACGTCTCGGCCGTGCAGCTGCAGGGACGGGCGATCGTCGCCGACGTCACCGAAGTCCTCGATGGCCTACCCGGTGGGGTCTCCGTGCTGCTCGAGCTCACGGAGAGCGTGATCATGAGCGAGGACGATGGGTCGCGTGCCGTCCTGCGCGAGCTCCGCGAAGCAGGCGCGCGCATCGGCATCGACGACTTCGGGACCGGGTACTCCTCGCTCGCGTACCTGGCCCAGCTTCCGGCCGACACGGTCAAACTGGACCGCCAGTTCGTGAGTCGGCTCGATGATGGGCGGTCCGCGCGCGTCGCGGGCGTCGTCGTCGCACTCGGCGAGACCCTCGGAATGGATGTCGTCGCCGAGGGGGTGGAGGCCCCCTCCGAGGAGACTGCGCTACGCGAGCTCGGCGTACAGCTCGCTCAGGGCTACCTGTTCGGCAGGCCCATGCCCGGCACGGAGTTCAGGGAACTCCTCGCGACCTGA
- a CDS encoding EAL domain-containing protein, which yields MEVLARVAATVIEPGVQERRRGDEIRARLTPVMSSGGPTVVLQPIVSLSSGRRLGAEALSRFPREWSKAPDVVFDEAASIGVGFELEILAFRNAAAHLWDVPGYVAINFSPATLLDSRCLELLADVPAERVVLELSEHEAVRDYDELATVLAPLREAGMRLAIDDVGAGFSSLRHIVQTAPDMVKLDRTIVAGVAGDRVLRTLAGSLVEFAHSVGALVVAEGIETLEDAIVLAQAGVDCGQGWFFGRPGPADALVEIYPLETALLDDPITGGAFGAEGVDAVS from the coding sequence ATGGAGGTCCTGGCCCGAGTGGCGGCGACGGTGATCGAACCCGGCGTGCAGGAGCGCCGCCGCGGTGACGAGATCCGGGCTCGGTTGACGCCCGTCATGAGCTCGGGTGGGCCGACGGTCGTCCTGCAGCCGATCGTGTCGTTGTCGAGCGGTCGACGTCTCGGTGCGGAGGCACTGAGTCGGTTCCCTCGGGAGTGGTCGAAGGCCCCGGACGTGGTGTTCGACGAAGCGGCGTCGATCGGCGTGGGGTTCGAGCTGGAGATCCTGGCCTTCCGCAACGCGGCGGCGCACCTGTGGGACGTGCCGGGCTACGTGGCGATCAACTTCTCGCCGGCCACGCTGCTCGACTCGCGGTGCCTGGAGCTGCTCGCCGACGTCCCGGCGGAGCGCGTCGTGCTCGAGCTCTCCGAGCACGAGGCCGTGCGCGACTACGACGAGCTGGCCACGGTGCTCGCCCCGTTGCGGGAGGCCGGCATGCGCCTGGCCATCGACGACGTCGGCGCGGGGTTCTCGTCGCTCCGCCACATCGTCCAGACCGCCCCGGACATGGTCAAGCTCGACCGCACCATCGTGGCGGGTGTGGCCGGCGACCGGGTGTTGCGGACCCTCGCCGGGTCGCTCGTCGAGTTCGCCCACTCCGTCGGGGCGCTCGTGGTCGCCGAGGGCATCGAGACCCTCGAGGACGCAATCGTGCTGGCGCAGGCCGGTGTCGATTGCGGACAGGGCTGGTTCTTCGGTCGCCCTGGTCCGGCGGACGCGCTGGTCGAGATCTACCCGCTCGAGACGGCTCTCCTCGACGACCCCATCACCGGAGGTGCCTTCGGCGCAGAAGGCGTCGACGCCGTGAGTTGA
- a CDS encoding type 1 glutamine amidotransferase domain-containing protein: MPTNHLDGAAVAFLVANEGVEQVELTEPWKAVEQAGGRPVLVAPESGDVQAFDHLDKADTFTVDRTVPDVSPHDFVGLVLPGGVANPDQLRTDPHAVNLVRTFVDAGKPVAAICHAPWMLIDAAVARNRLLTSWPSLRIDLRNAGANWVDAEVMVCRNGPNTLITSRNPGDLPAFCGALLEELAGARERTATRS; the protein is encoded by the coding sequence ATGCCCACGAACCACCTCGACGGTGCTGCTGTCGCCTTCCTCGTCGCCAACGAGGGCGTCGAGCAGGTCGAGCTGACCGAGCCCTGGAAGGCGGTCGAGCAGGCCGGTGGCAGACCCGTGCTCGTCGCCCCCGAGTCGGGTGACGTGCAGGCCTTCGACCACCTCGACAAGGCCGACACCTTCACGGTGGACCGCACCGTCCCCGACGTCTCGCCCCACGACTTCGTCGGTCTCGTGCTCCCCGGTGGCGTCGCCAACCCCGACCAGCTGCGCACCGACCCCCACGCCGTCAACCTGGTGCGCACCTTCGTCGACGCCGGCAAGCCCGTGGCCGCCATCTGCCACGCCCCGTGGATGCTGATCGACGCCGCGGTCGCCCGCAACCGCCTGCTCACCAGCTGGCCGAGCCTGCGCATCGACCTCAGGAACGCAGGCGCCAACTGGGTCGACGCCGAGGTCATGGTCTGCCGCAACGGGCCCAACACCTTGATCACCTCCCGCAACCCGGGCGACCTCCCGGCCTTCTGCGGGGCCCTGCTCGAGGAGCTCGCCGGGGCTCGGGAGCGCACCGCCACCCGGTCCTGA
- a CDS encoding nitroreductase family protein, with protein sequence MHDPDLLLQTTPSVRRRLDLERPVERDVLEECLDLAVHAPNGSNTQPYRFLFVDDADRRAALADIYRAAMADFVARPRTDAAEDNVDRSGEAQQRIARSVAHLAEHLHEVPVLCVPLVAGRTDGAGAGAHADRTSAFWQANRWGSVIPALWSFMLALRSRGLGSAWTTLTLVREREVAEVLDIPFEKWMQVGLFPIAHTIGTDFRPTPRRPAAEMMRWNAFRGD encoded by the coding sequence GTGCACGACCCCGACCTGTTGTTGCAGACCACGCCCTCGGTGCGGCGGCGACTCGATCTCGAACGCCCCGTCGAACGGGACGTGCTCGAGGAGTGCCTCGACCTGGCGGTGCACGCTCCCAACGGCTCCAACACCCAGCCCTACCGGTTCCTCTTCGTCGACGACGCCGATCGCCGCGCCGCCCTCGCCGACATCTACCGCGCCGCCATGGCCGACTTCGTGGCCCGGCCCCGCACCGACGCGGCCGAGGACAACGTGGACCGCAGCGGCGAAGCCCAGCAGCGCATCGCCCGCAGCGTGGCCCACCTCGCCGAGCACCTCCACGAGGTGCCCGTGCTGTGCGTCCCCCTCGTGGCCGGGCGGACCGACGGCGCCGGGGCGGGAGCCCACGCCGACCGGACCAGTGCGTTCTGGCAGGCCAACCGCTGGGGGTCGGTGATCCCCGCCCTGTGGTCGTTCATGCTGGCTCTGCGCTCTCGCGGGCTCGGCTCGGCGTGGACCACGCTCACGCTCGTGCGCGAGCGCGAGGTGGCCGAGGTCCTCGACATCCCCTTCGAGAAGTGGATGCAGGTGGGCCTGTTCCCCATCGCCCACACGATCGGGACCGACTTCCGACCCACGCCGCGCAGGCCTGCTGCCGAGATGATGCGCTGGAACGCGTTCCGAGGCGACTGA
- a CDS encoding serine hydrolase domain-containing protein, with product MLRHARRLMVALVAAGLGAALLGACSDGDQTTASEDPATTATALGDQIIAGDDPRADQIVGIVDEAVAELDLQSVVFGVWDGDTEVVRGAMDGPGAFAPTSPDALVRVGQPMESMMATVALQLDEEDVLSLDQTVESYLPDLVDGDQITVAMLGNTTSGTPDFIPNEAFVAAVDANPFREWSYDELLDYAQQSPPLFPPGEGWAYSHTDLASLGAVLEAATGQTMGELLEERIFDPLDMDSATWVTSNEIGQPAFHAYTNERGVYEESTMWNPTWALNSGNMNANVADLGRWTRAFGTGELVSDEAFALQLDPANTAGLGPMTDERYFSFGIGVLGDWLVANPSLQGYRGVTAYLSDPSLTIVVYTTGNIDNAGTDNDAITVANRIADLLSPDAPLDAPT from the coding sequence ATGCTTCGACATGCACGACGCCTCATGGTGGCCCTCGTCGCCGCCGGGCTCGGCGCGGCCCTGCTCGGCGCCTGCTCCGACGGCGACCAGACGACCGCCAGCGAAGACCCCGCCACCACCGCCACCGCCCTCGGGGACCAGATCATCGCCGGCGACGATCCGCGTGCCGATCAGATCGTGGGCATCGTCGACGAAGCAGTCGCCGAGCTCGACCTGCAGTCGGTGGTGTTCGGCGTGTGGGACGGCGACACCGAGGTGGTGCGCGGTGCGATGGACGGGCCGGGCGCTTTCGCTCCCACCAGCCCGGACGCCCTGGTGCGGGTGGGCCAGCCCATGGAGTCGATGATGGCGACCGTGGCGCTGCAGCTCGACGAGGAAGACGTCCTCTCCCTCGACCAGACCGTCGAGTCCTACCTGCCTGACCTGGTCGACGGTGACCAGATCACGGTGGCCATGCTGGGCAACACCACGTCGGGGACGCCCGACTTCATCCCCAACGAGGCGTTCGTGGCGGCCGTCGACGCCAACCCGTTCCGGGAGTGGTCCTACGACGAGCTGCTCGACTACGCCCAGCAGTCGCCCCCCTTGTTCCCCCCTGGAGAGGGGTGGGCCTACTCCCACACCGACCTGGCCAGCCTGGGCGCCGTGCTGGAGGCGGCCACCGGCCAGACCATGGGCGAGCTGCTCGAGGAACGCATCTTCGACCCGCTGGACATGGACAGCGCCACATGGGTCACGAGCAACGAGATCGGCCAGCCGGCGTTCCACGCCTACACGAACGAACGCGGGGTGTACGAGGAGTCCACCATGTGGAATCCCACCTGGGCCCTCAACAGCGGCAACATGAACGCGAACGTGGCCGACCTGGGGCGGTGGACGCGTGCGTTCGGCACCGGTGAGCTGGTCAGCGACGAGGCGTTCGCCCTCCAGCTCGACCCGGCCAACACCGCCGGGCTCGGTCCCATGACCGACGAGCGGTACTTCTCCTTCGGGATCGGCGTGCTCGGCGACTGGCTGGTGGCCAACCCGAGCCTCCAGGGCTACCGGGGCGTGACCGCCTATCTGTCCGACCCCTCGCTCACGATCGTCGTCTACACCACGGGCAACATCGACAACGCCGGCACCGACAACGACGCCATCACCGTGGCCAACCGCATCGCCGACCTCCTCTCGCCCGACGCCCCCCTCGACGCCCCGACCTGA